CCATTGAATATAAGCAGCCACCATGAGTCTGATTCTACTCTAATAACCGAAGTGACATGGATAAGTGAGTCCTCTCTTGTCACCAAATTCTCCGATAGATCATCTGACGTCAGATTAGTTCTACATTTCAACGCCGATACCAAACATGCAAAGGTTGCTAGAAAAGAGCCTGCTGACGACGGCTGGTGGGAGATAACTCATAACACCTTGCGAATTGCCAAGGATGAAAATATGGGTATCATTGAAGATGGTTATGTCGATGTTGCAAACATTGATGGTTACAATCACCTAGTATATTTCAGTCCAGCTGACTCAAAATACCCTCAAGTTCTAACCTCTGGTGAATGGGAGGTTATCGATGGTACACTAGCATTCAACTCAAAAACAGGGAACCTCTTTTTCATTGGTACTAGAGAAGGAAAGAGTACAGAGAGGCATCTTCTGTATGTGAACATCAACAAACCAAAAGAAGTTCATCAAGTCACTGACGATTCAAAGAGGGGTGTATACACTGCCTCTTTCTCCAGTAAGACCAGATTTGCATTATTGTCATATGACGGTCCTGATGTTCCATATCAAAAGATTATTGAGCTTGACACCGATAAGAGGGATGAGCATATTCACGGGAACTCTATTGGTAAGACTCTTTACTATCTGGAggaaaacaagaagataAGAGATAACCTTAAAGATTATGCAAGACCTCGCAAGACGTACCAAGAGCTAAATCTTGGTAAAGATAAAGATGGCAATAACATTATTGTGAACTCGTATGAGATCCTCCCAGTTAACTTCGACAGCAAGCTGAAGAATGAATATCCAGTGTTCTTCTTCGCATATGGTGGACCTAATTCACAACAATGCATCGAAAGATTCAGCATCGGATTAGATGAAGTGATTGCCACAGAATTAAATGCTATCGTAGTTGTGGTTGATGGCCGCGGTACAGGCTTAAAAGGTAGACCATTCAGAGCTGTTGTACGTGACAACTTAGGTAACTACGAAGCCGAAGATCAAATCAGAGCTGCCAAGCTTTATAAGTCAAAACCATTTGTCAACTCCGATAAGATATCTCTATGGGGTTGGTCATATGGTGGTTACCTGACTTTGAAGACCTTGGAGAAAGACGCTGGTGAGAACTTCAAGTTCGGTATTTCGGTTGCACCAGTAACTGATTGGAAATTATACGATAGTGTGTACATCGAGAGATATATGCATACTCCACAGGAAAATCCTGAAGGTTATGAGAAATCGAAAGTCAGCGATGTAGAAGCTTTAGGTAAAGCTAGAAGGTTCTTAATCATGCATGGAACAGGTGACGACAACGTACATTTCCAACATACCTTGAAACTGCTGGACAGATTAAACTTGAAAGCAATTGAGAACTATGATGTGCATGTCTTTCCAGACTCAGACCACGCCATCAAATACCACAATGCTAACGATATGATCTACAACAGAATCGTTTCATGGACCAGAAAGGCTTTCAACGGGGAATTTGACCCTAAATAATTGGACAAGAACAGATGCACAGCTGTTATGAAAGAAACTTAATGGGAACGAACCTATTATCTATAATGTAACTTCTAAATATGGAATATAGTATGCACTGTATAAGTACTAGACTACTCTATATAGGCCAGCACTATTAATATGACATTTCAAGATATTCCCATATTACTATCACGTACATAGTTATATATAGGCTTTCTGTGTGGGAAACAACGAAAAGTGGCAAAAAGCTCCAATGAAGGGCCCATCTTCCCCCTTCTGGAATTATAAGAACAAAAGTGTCCAAGAAAGTTTCATCTAGCACAGGTTCGGACAATCTGTAAGCGCCTATTAGTTCAGGTCAATATTCTACTACTTGAATCCATTGCCCGCTTATCTACACTGCTTAACAACCGGAATTGGTATCgtttgttttcattttgaaaatagtGGAATAAGTAGTTACATTGTGAAGGTATTTAGATTATCTGTCAAGCATTGAAATTTTACCTGTCATAGGATAACCAATTATAGAGTATGAGTACtgataagaagaaagaggaagTTCCCAAGCCGGAGACGGAAGATCTAACGGTGAAGGATGAAACCAAGaacaaggacaagaagaaagctaacgaggaagaagaactgTCTGAAGAAGACCAGAAGCTTAAGGGTGATCTGGAAATGCTAGTCCAGACTTTACTGGAAGATGACTCGAAACTATATGAGACCACGTTAACTCAATTGAAGGAATTCATTAAGAATTCTACAAGTTCTATGACTGCGGTTCCAAAACCTCTCAAGTTTCTACGTCCATTCTACCCTGACTTATGCAAGGCATATGACAAATGGTCCGATAAGGATCAGAAATCTTCTTTGGCAGATATGCTATCGGTATTAGCCATGACATATTCTGACACGCATCAACATGATTCACTAAGATTTAGATTATTATCTGACACATCGAATATAGCTAGTTGGGGTCATGAATATGTTCGCCACCTGGCACTTGAGATTGGTGAGGTTTATAATGAACAAGTTGAGAAGGAGGCCGAGGACAACTCAACTTCCACAGAATCTTCACCACAACCGCCACACATGAACTTTGAATTCTCAAAAGATGTTATCCTACAGTTGTCATTGGAAATAGTGCCATATTTTATGAAGCATAACGGTGAGGAAGATGCTGTGGATTTACTACTAGAGATAGAAGCCATTGAAAAACTACCTCAGTTTGTTGATGAAAACACTTACAAGAGAGTTTGCCAGTATATGATTGCCTGTGTACAGCTACTTCCACCTCCAGAGGATATTTCCTTTTTACAAACTGCTTACTCTATCTACTTATCAGAATTACAACTACCAGAAGCACTTTCACTGGCAATTAGACTTGGTAACGAAGATATGATAAGATCTGTTTTTGATGCTACATCTGACCCTATAGTTCATCAACAGTTGGCCTACATCCTAGCAGCTCAGAGGGTTCCTTTTGAACATCCAGAACTACAAGAAATTATTGGTAACACTAAACTGTCCGAacattttctatatttgGCCAAGGAACTAAACTTATTAACTCCAAAAATTCCTGAGGATATTTATAAGAGTCACTTGGACAGCTCAAAGTCTGTTTTCAGCAGCGCCGGACTGGATTCTGCGCAGCAGAATTTGGCTGCTTCATTTGTTAATGCATTCTTGAATCTTGGTTACTGCAACGATAAAATGATTACAGATAATGACAATTGGGTC
The Nakaseomyces glabratus chromosome J, complete sequence genome window above contains:
- the DAP2 gene encoding dipeptidyl aminopeptidase (CAGL0J00583g~Ortholog(s) have dipeptidyl-peptidase activity and fungal-type vacuole membrane localization), whose translation is MEEQPERIRDDAFYWKKRFVVDRMLKFAVLLVLLVWGSVLLLKMVTPLKEDHKRHQLPSNTTVDGKLLINFDNIRNGTFKPTRHNLQWIKSTKKGSDDDMGLYATKIDDKFVIKSVLDEDYEDVLLKEKTFEYDGKNYTADDIIASPDLSKLLVRSSTVKNWRHSNFGTYFLYDAKKAEFDQLAENVALAVWSPNSVDVAYVQNNDIYVYSTKTDETIIVTDDGNENVFNGIPDWVYEEEVFSNDRALWWSPNGDYLAFLKTDETNVGEFSIPYYAQKEDDVYPEVKTIKYPKSGTPNPVVDLWVHRFNDDSTYPLNISSHHESDSTLITEVTWISESSLVTKFSDRSSDVRLVLHFNADTKHAKVARKEPADDGWWEITHNTLRIAKDENMGIIEDGYVDVANIDGYNHLVYFSPADSKYPQVLTSGEWEVIDGTLAFNSKTGNLFFIGTREGKSTERHLLYVNINKPKEVHQVTDDSKRGVYTASFSSKTRFALLSYDGPDVPYQKIIELDTDKRDEHIHGNSIGKTLYYLEENKKIRDNLKDYARPRKTYQELNLGKDKDGNNIIVNSYEILPVNFDSKLKNEYPVFFFAYGGPNSQQCIERFSIGLDEVIATELNAIVVVVDGRGTGLKGRPFRAVVRDNLGNYEAEDQIRAAKLYKSKPFVNSDKISLWGWSYGGYLTLKTLEKDAGENFKFGISVAPVTDWKLYDSVYIERYMHTPQENPEGYEKSKVSDVEALGKARRFLIMHGTGDDNVHFQHTLKLLDRLNLKAIENYDVHVFPDSDHAIKYHNANDMIYNRIVSWTRKAFNGEFDPK